The Onychostoma macrolepis isolate SWU-2019 chromosome 20, ASM1243209v1, whole genome shotgun sequence nucleotide sequence aaatcaacaaaagagcaatgatatgcaagtgctgtgacaagtctcaATTAGCTTAGTATACGTAGCAAGGtgggttttttttatatagcaaTAAACTTAAGATGACATAAAACTGTGGTCAAAAGTCTAtcagaaatgtgaaaatgttgGGTAAATTAGTTGGATTAGGAGGGGGGTGTTGTCTGCTGTTATGTCCCTACCAAAAAGAAACCTTCACCCAGGGCCGGCCCAAGCCTTTATGGGGCCCTAAGCAGAATTTTATATGGGGACCCCTCAGTCAAGCCAATATGACTATAATTATTGTCAATCCTTGATTATTCGCACACTATAAAtccaaaccacacatcaattgTTGTAGCTGTGTTGCTTACACCATATCAATGTCTGCCTGGCATGTTTTTACACTTCTATGATTTTTCATTGAAACAGTATCAAACCCAAAATGTGTCAGGTGTTACTTTGCACTTTAACATTCAAAGTTTACTAAGTGGCATACTTAATGTGGTGTACTGAAAAGTGGCTAAATAAACCAGCAGACAATGCATTTATGGaacataatgttattttaacaacatgaATTATTAAACAGCAGCAAGTCATGTGTACATCTAAAACAACAACTCTTAATCTATAACCAGGTAACTGAGGCATAATGATATTGGAATATAGCGAAGACCCCAAAGGTATAGGCCAATGTTAAGCTGTTATCAGTAGCAATTTTATGAAACAGAAGcttaatttattacaaaaatatatacccAGGAAAGTTATTTTTACACGGATGACAAAAACTTAAATCTAAAACTAGCTAAGtcaaatgttatattatagaaaaaCGAAATAATGTCCACATATTTGCTAATCTGAATAGGCTATATCATATAGTTTATGATATAGTTAACAAGTTTGTGgatattctgaaaaataaaggaaaaactaaataaaagtgATACATCTGTCATACAGCGCTactatgaaaataataatataatattgtgtttttgtataATGTACCATTGTCAAATTACATACtatatcacaaaaataaaaataaatcaagctGTCATTTCATGCATTCTTGGGGGCCCCAAGCAGCCACTTATAGTTACTTACTTATGCCTCTGCTGGCTCTGTATagcatacatatatttaattgttttatcaaaattattgctagggaAGACTACCAAGTCTAACAAAATCATTATACACCACATTAAAGAATGACCCTCTACAGCTTGTTTTCAAAGTATAACACAATCTGagccatttgtgaccctggaccacaaaaccagtcataagtgtcaatttttcaaaattgagattcctacatcatctgaaagctgcataaataatctttccattgatgtatggtttgttaggatcggacaatatttggctgagatacaactatttgaaaatctgaaatctgagggtgcaaaaaaaatctaaatattgagaaaatcacctttaaagttgtccaaatgaagttcttagcaatgcatattactgatcataaattaagttttgatatgtttactgtaggaaattcactaaatatcttcatggaacatgatctttactatcctaatgatttttggcataaaataaaaattgataattttgacccatacaatgtatttttggctattgctacaaatatactccagcgacttaagactggttttgtggtccagggtcacatttaatgAAAGGAGATATTGCTGAACACTcctgctttatttttgtttcagtgtGTAATCCTGCGACAAGCCAGCAGAGGAAGACAGCGAGACACTGCAGAGATTCCATTCACACTGAAACTGTGAGTAACACTGTGTTAGATGGATGAGGTTAATCATTTCTCTATAGTTTTTTAATAGAACAGGTAAACAAAAAAAGAGCTAAAATATTCTGAACATCTTACTGAACACACAAAACATATTCATgttcaaatgtgttttattgtactaggttattttgtttgcttttccCTTCCAAGATAAAACAATCTGCATAAATGTGGAGGTAGAAACAGATTTCTGTCGAGAGATACAGctcattcacaaacacacactgacaaACGGTGAATCTCACGTGAGCAAACATGCCCTTCTTATATTTCAACTCCAATCAAAAGAAATTATGTGAGATGtgattttcatgacaattaagtaCATTCTTCCTCTCCAGTTCTCAATACTGTATGCAAAAACTAATTTATTACAGTAATGCAAAAAACGTGACATTATTGCAGAggatttatataatttatgctgatgtaaatttaaaaatgtattatattctCCTGTTTAGTAAAAAGAATCACCTCTGAGATTAATGGGAAACATGTGCGGACAAAATCCGTTAACACTTGACGactattttaaatgtgcttAACTGCCATTAAAAACAGTGTAATAATACATCaaaatttcttttagttttggGGCAAAATATGACCTGAACatgttttcatgagattcactggcaaacttattttttgatgagtGCTGTACATTGAAGTGATGCAGAGATCCATAAACTGTTAATGTCTTCCCGTcgtcaaataaatacagttttagtAAAGTGCTAGAGAGGTTATGACACTTCCCCCCGTGACCTcagtaattataatatttcctAAGTGTATCCCGTACGCAGCCGTGACGCATGGTGAACTGATATAAAAATCAGTCATTAATGTGATTCAGTTTTCAAACAACACTGGACTGATTTTACTTGCTTGtaacattaaataatgaaacCGTGGAGAAGTGGGACAGACAGAGAGCAAAAAAGGTGAATATTTGAGTGAACAAGAGAGCAAACAGGCAAGAATGAAATCAAACTGTCAGAAGAAAAACCTGCAGGAGTAGAGAAACAGCTTAGAGCCTGGTAACTTTCGCTTCATTCGATCCAGCTGAGGTTCAAGCAGCGAGCGATGAAGGCATACGTGTCAGCCACCTCCTGAATGACTTTACTGGTGGGCTTTCCTGCACCGTGGCCCGACTTTGTGTCCACGTAGATAAAGAGAGGGTTTGACTGGCCAGGCCACTGACCGATCACACTCTGCAGTGTGGCGATATACTTTAGCGAGTGCAGCGGCACAACGCGGTCATCATGATCACCCGTTAACAGCAATATGGCGGGATACTGAACCCCGTCAGCATCTGGAACACGGATATTGTGAAGAGGAGAATACCTGCAGGGTCAGAACATTTACAGCTCTTTAAATTCAGAACAGATGAGCGTTTTTACAGTTGTGTTATGTTACTATGTTAGATACGCACTTATGTTTTGCTGTAGTACTACTAAAAGATCATGATCCTAATGTCTTTATCCCCATACCAAAATCTCAGTTGGCCAGACAATGATTAAACTTTTctgaattactaaaatattatatatatatatatatattttttttttttttttttagttttatttaagcCAGGGCAACATTCATTTaatagctttattttaattactgaaaACAATTTAACAGTTTTGGTTAACAACACTGTACATTAACAATTCTAAAATAATTAATGGTTGAGAGTTCTCAATTGAAACGGCATGGAGGCTTGGAGGCGGAAACAGTTTTTGATTCATCATGACTTAACAAGTGGATAAAATgcatggaaaataaaataaaacggaagaaaataaaataaaaaatactatattgaaaataagaaacatttcaaTGCAAAATATTCAGCTGGTGAATCTGAAGTATTTAAAGATTATAGGTGtataatcagtgttattttaggtttagatattttagttatatattattgtagtatttattcatatctGAAATTAgctttaacattaattttagttaaaatttttgtaattttatgtgcttttgtcttttattttttcatcctATTTagctgtaatttatttttattttagttttagtacttcaactttgAGTTAGttaccaaggcaacatttttcattttaattttatttcagctttattttaattactgatAACAACTATattatcataaataaataaatgcattaaatattttatccaTATTGATTATAAAATCAATAAGCCACTTGACGCTGTGCATTACAATGATTTTACCACAGTTAATAGGGTAAAATCACAGTAACAGAATGTCTAGAGTGGTTTGCTGCTTTAACTGAAATGCAATTATGTCTCAGAAGTGTCACTGGGTCTGCTGCTTCTAAAAAAGTAGTAAATGAAATGTATCTGTGCATCACTGCAGCAAGTAGAATAAAACTTACTTGAATAACCAATCAAATTGCTCTTTGATTTCCGAGCAGCCAAAATCAGTGGTCCAGGCGTGTCCGATGGTGAACTTATGAAACTTAAACATGTCCATGACGCCGACCTGAGCCACAGCACAGCCGAACAGATCAGGCCTCTGATTCACACACGCCGCTGCAGGAGAGAGTCAGGATTTAGGACCAGGAGAACACAaacctgtgtttgtgtgtgtgtgtgtgtgtgtgtgtgtgtgtgtgtctgtgtgtcatACCCACGAGCAGCCCCCCGTTGGAGCCTCCATTGATGGTGAGTTTTTTGGGGGAAGTGTAACCCTCCTTTATCAGATACTCAGCTGCACACTGAAAGTCAGTGAAACAGTTCTGCTTATTGGCCAACATCCCCGCTGCACAGGAAGAGAGAAGAAAGACAGATTTCATTAAATGCAAcggaatgttaaaaaaaaataaaaatctttcaaATGCATACTACACATACAATACAACCATAATTGTAgcatatacactactgttcaaatatttgggggcagtaacactttaaaaaaaaagtctcttctgctcaccaaggctgcatttatttgatcaaaaatacagcaaaaacactaatactgtgaaatgttatttcaatttaaaataacttttttcgatttgagtttattttaaaatgcagtttattcctgtaattaaagctgaattttcagcatcattactcacatgatccttcagtaatcattctaatatgttgcttcagaaacatttctgaatattatcaatgttgaaaacagttgtactgcctCCTATTTTGTAGAAATTGTGATGCATATTTTCAGGATTTTGCgatgaatagaaaaaaacacagtTCATGAGAAatttcacttttaatcaatttaatgcatccttgctgacaaaaagtgttaatttctttaaaacaaaaacaaacaaaacatcttACTCACCCCCAAACTACtgtactattaaaaaaaattgaagccATATATACAAGGCACACAATTTGCTAGTATTCTATTATGAACATCTGTGCAGATCAATCCCTGATTAACTCCAGAATTAAAGTCACATGCCTTTATGCCACGTCTCTCCATATTCTCCACCTCCTCTGATATTGGCAACAGCTAAAACCCCTCCCAGATGCCTGACGAATATCAGCCGAGAGACACTGAAACACAAACAGCGAGAGACAGATGTTTACAAGAACAGATGATTATTGCATCAGTGGGGTGTGTGATCAGCTGTATGGTTCTGTGTTTGGTTTGTATTGTACCTGTAGCTGGGTGTGATGGAAATGTTGAAACCTCCGTATCCGTACAGGAAGGCAGGATGGGAACCGTCCAGCTTGATTCCTTTCTTATGGACAATAAACATTGGGATCTGGGTGCCGTCTTTACTGGGATAAAAGACCTGTAAGAAACAAGCAGACACAAAGTGAAGGCGATCGTAttgcagacagacagatgaagcGTCTGCTAGCATGTTGCTGTACCTGAGTGGTCTGATAGTCAGCAGTACTGAAGCCCTTCACCGTGACCTCTCTGAAGATGTGCGGCTGCAGCGGCTCTTTAGTCAGATCGCAGTGATAGATGATCGCTGcaggaaaacacaacacacgTCATTCAAGACAAACCTGTTACAACATTAACCTGATTGCTGTATATGagttattaaaggaatagtacacccaaaaatgaaaattctgtcatcatttattcaccctcatgttgttccaaacctgtatgagtttttttcttctgctgaacacaaaagaagatattctgaatattgttggtaaccaaacagtggACTgtacccattgacttccatagtatgttTTCCATactatgcaagtcaatggctaccgtcaactgtttaccagacttcttcaaaatatattctttcagaagaaagaaactaatttggaacaacttgaaggtGAATAAACAATAgcagaattctcatttttggtcgaactgtccctttaaggacCAACGTTCTTCATTTCAGAAGCTTCTGAATCTTAACTGACCTGGAGAGAGAAACGAGGTGAAGCTGTAAAAGATCTCAGAGTCTTTCTTCCTCCCAGTGAAGCCCACAACTGAGCCGACGTCGAGCGGAAACGTGCGTATCTCCTCCCCCGAGGACAGTTGGAACATCTTCAGCACGTTCTTCACGTCATGGAGGAAACACACAAACAGGAACCTGGAGTATGTACAGGTAGCAAACACTGAAAGAGATAAAGAGAAAATATGGTTCagttttttcaatatttaaattatttgtttttatttgaattatttaaaagtataaaaattaacccacatttatttatttatatatacagtggggcaaaaaagtatttagtcagccaccaattgtgcaagttctcccacttaaaaagatgagagaggcctgtaattttcatcataggtatacctcaactatgagagacaaaatgagaaaaaaaaaatccagaaaatcacattgtaggatttttaaaaaattaattggtaaattcctcggtaaaataagtatttggtcacctacaaacaagcaagatttctggctctcacagacctgtaacttcttctttaagggtgctttcacacctgc carries:
- the prep gene encoding prolyl endopeptidase, which produces MAFQYPNVYKDEAVVDTYHGCKVPDPYSWLEDPDSEKTQAFVNAQNQLTLPFLEQCEIRDIFKDRMTELYDYPKYSCPFKRGNRYFHFYNTGLQNQSVLYMQENLEAEPSVFLDPNTFSEDGTVALRGYAFSEDGEYLAYGTSSSGSDWVEIQFLRVDGAVLLEDRLERVKFTCMSWTHDGKGLFYNSYPEQEGKSDGTETSTNLHQKLYYHVLGTPQSQDVLCAEFPDQSKWMSGAEVSDDGRYVLLSIREGCDPVNRLWYCDLNAVPQGITGLLPWVKLIDNFDAEYEYVTNEGTVFTFKTNLDAPQYRLINIDFAQPSVSQWKELIPQHDKDVIVFATCTYSRFLFVCFLHDVKNVLKMFQLSSGEEIRTFPLDVGSVVGFTGRKKDSEIFYSFTSFLSPAIIYHCDLTKEPLQPHIFREVTVKGFSTADYQTTQVFYPSKDGTQIPMFIVHKKGIKLDGSHPAFLYGYGGFNISITPSYSVSRLIFVRHLGGVLAVANIRGGGEYGETWHKAGMLANKQNCFTDFQCAAEYLIKEGYTSPKKLTINGGSNGGLLVAACVNQRPDLFGCAVAQVGVMDMFKFHKFTIGHAWTTDFGCSEIKEQFDWLFKYSPLHNIRVPDADGVQYPAILLLTGDHDDRVVPLHSLKYIATLQSVIGQWPGQSNPLFIYVDTKSGHGAGKPTSKVIQEVADTYAFIARCLNLSWIE